The genomic region GGCAAGGGAGAGTAACTCACGGCCCTCGGATCCTCCGATATCAACAACAACCCCACCCTTGACAAGACACTGAAACACATCGTACTTCTTGTGGTTTAATGCCTCTCGCGCGAGACTTGCTCGTACGTCGTCTGCAGGGAATTTCCATTTGATCAAATAGTCAACCAAGTCCACATTCCCGGATGCCACGGCATGGCTCATGACGGATCCATTCGCGGTGACCTGTTCAACGTAGGCGCCGTAGCTCAGGAGAAGCTTTACCAAGTCTAGGGAGCCCAGCTGGGCAGCGACCATGAGCGGACTCAGGTCAGATTTTCCCGAATCGTGAGGACTCGCTCCTTTCTCCAGAAGTCGAGTGGCGAGGGTCATGCTTTTCATCAAAAGAGCGACATGGAGCATACTCTTGCCGCATAGGGTATACCGCCCCGGCTTGGCGCCAGCATCCAGCAATATCATGGCAATGTCCTCCTGGCGTCGTTCTACTGCGCGGCCGagaggtcctcggcggcgggccccgGGCCGAAAGCGTGGATCAGTGTCTGACGGCTCCACGTCCGCACCTTCATCGACCAGGAGCCTGATCATCAACGCGTCCCCGCGATCCATGGCGTAGTGGAGCGCTGACATCTGGGGTCTTTCTTCCCTTTGGGGAAGACTGGGCTCAGCTGAAGCACCCTCTTTGAGAAGCAGCTGGGCCATCTCGAAGTTCcccccagccgcagccatCATCAATGGAGTCATTGATGCTCTAGACTTTCTCGGATGCTTTTCCttcccaccgccgccactgccacGATCACGCTCAACAAAGACTTTGTCGAGATATTCGGACGCCCCATACTTGAGAGACGCCTTTGCCGTCTCCACTTTGCCATGCTTTGCCGCCCAGTACAGGGCTGAACCGTGATATTTCTTAGCATCGAGACGATATAGGCACCGAGAGAGGAGAGCATGTAACGCAGGGTGCGCCCTAGAGAGCGCCAGAAGatctcgccgtcttctcACATTCTCACCGAtaaggacgacgagctcgggACAGAGGTTGAGTAGGAACATGAGGCCTGTCTTGGTCGGGACTTAGACAGCGCTTGAACTTTGCCGTTAGCCCCATACTTTTGCGGAAATAAAGTCTTCAGCCATGGATGCCTTTCATCCAATAGGGACAGATGCCATAGCCAAGCAGATCCTGTGCAAGGGCGACACAATCTTACCTTGGATGCGAAAATATCGTACTCCGTGCTCCCTTTTGGCCACTCGATTCTTGTCTTGGACAACCTTGGCGGTGTGCTTGTTCAGAATGGTAGCAGTGGTTGTGTTTTTGAGATGACAGCCAGACGTACAGATTGAAGTTGTGTGTCGTACGCGCTGGGATCAAAGTCTGAGATTTATAGATGCTCCAGGACTGCAAAATAGTGGCCCAGCTATACCCGTACTGTTTCAGTCACTTTCGTTTGGCCTTGCGGGTGGCTCGTGAAAGAGAAGCTCTACTACTAAGTGATACGATATGAACCCATGAATGTCGCCGTGGGTGATGGCGTGCTCAGGTCACCTATGAAAACCTGTGGGTAATTGAAACACAAGCGATGGCTGACAGGGTCTATGAATTGGCATTACGAGTCCTCGCTACCAATGCACGTGTGCTTTTTGGGCATGTCTCCTCCCTCAGGAGCTTTTGTCCTAGCAACATGAACAATTTTCGCGCAACAAACCAAGCAAAACGCAAGTGAAAGTTCGGGTAGCAAGTTCGGCAAGCCTCGTGCACCCCATGGCCCCGACCTCACCCGTGTGTTGTTGTGAGCTTGAAGAATTGTATCTCCGTTGCTCCCTCACCCTGATTATAATTGCCCGCCTTGAAGTAACTCTTGGGGTTGTTGAGGTCATATTGAGATAGGGCCTTGAACCCTTTGCCGTTGATGCTCACGGACAGCTTCCCTCCCTCGTAGCGAATCTCATAGGTGAGACGCTGACCACTGGGCACGTTGTCGATGTACGTCCTCTTCTGCGTGCAGGTGCGGCACTGCTGGACGCCCATGTTGAGGTCGCCCTTGGCGTTGTAGTACAGCTCCGCGACGGGCTTGGTGGAGATGGAGTCGTCGATGTGGATCTGCCCGATGCagatctcgccgccgtgcttgGTGACTttgacgtcggcggcgaggcggttCACGGGGCTCGTGGGGTCGAAGCTGCGCGGGCTTGACTCGCGCAGCTCGGTCCGGCAGTGCTTGCTGTTGGGCGTCGTGACACAACCGGTCGACGATGGGGACCCGGATACCTTCATCACCATGGCACCGGTGCTCTTGTCGGTGAGGAAGACGTCGCTGTGGTAGCCACTGCAGCCTTGGAGTTTCGAGCCGGGAATGCTATCTGGCTTGCCTGGGGAGCCGGTGGGAAGTTGTAGGGTCCATTTGGATAGGTCAAAGTTTCCACCGGGTGCGCAGTTGGGGTCAAGAGCAACGCTCAGGTTGAAGAAGAGGGAAAGGACAGcgatgccgctgcccgtgAGAGATTGAGAAAACTTCATTTTTCTTTCAATTTCTTTTCACGGGAATGCTCAGTAAATGAGAGAACTGGCTGAAGACGCAAAACGGCTGTCATGAAGAATTGCTTCAGCCCGGCGAGGCGTTTCCTCTCTTAAATACTCTCGTGCTGACATGGAgttcgtctcgtctcgtctggACAGTCGATGTaacgctgctgctgatgctgctgcaatTGGGTTCGATACGACAGCCCACGGTCTCACCGATTCTCTTACTGCGACAAGCCCGGTTGAGTTTCCACCTATCACACCAGAAACTCAGTTTTCCTTCCATATCGGTAGCCCCGAGTCGGCACCATCCAGAGCCTTCCTAGACTGGACGACGAACGATTCGTTGTCCCGCTGTATCATGGTGCGACCGAAGTCTCTCCATTCGACCCCAGGTTTTTTTTTAGTGTaggaccgccgccggcttcacACATGCCGTGGCCAAGCTCTCTTGGCTCTGTGGGGAAAGCGGGAGTGATCGTCAGTAGCGCAAGCCTCTTCAGGTACGACGCTCCGAGGCGCGCTGTTGTTGGTGGAAAAAGAATGGCCGTGGGAGTCCGCCCCCAAGCCGCTCGTCAGACGTCGGCTCCTTCAACTTTACGTTTCTTGTCAGCTCTCATCAATTATGCGCTGAGGTCACGCTGGTAGGCGTGCAGATATGCTTCAGCACCGAGACCTGGGAGGGAACCAGCAGAGCTGTGGCCAAGGAAGAGCACACAAAATATCTACGAGCATAAGGCGTTTGCCTAATGCCAACACCAAACCAGAACGTTTGCGTTGCGGGGATGGCGAGCCGCCAGCCCTGTTGTAAATTCACAGATGGAGGCATGAGCAATCGACGATAACTCTACATCTTTTGCAATGCCCTGTCTCTTCATGTATGAAGTAGTACTGAAAACAACCGGACAATACGAGGCGTTACCCGGACCTCGTGTACATGTATCTTGTCAGTGGTGGTCCACTGCTTCGTTGACGATAGTAACGTTGCCATGGTCCGACGCCACACCTCTTTCCCAACTACTTTGACTCTTGAGGAGGCTTTAAGGAATTGAACCAACTCAATTACAAACACATCATTGGACGGGCGCCATCACGGAGGCACTGAATGCTTGCATGTAGTGGTTGTGTCGGTTTGACGCTTGCACTCAACTGTGCTCTGGCCCGCAAACAGGCAAATCCTGTATTAATGATTTCTGAACGCTCGGGACGCAACATCACAGACACAAGACGACAAGGCACTAAAACGCTTCAGTGTTTCTTAGCTCTTTTTAAAGTACTTGTCCAGCGTGTTAGACTGTttgtcgccatcgtccagcCGCCTGCCCTTATTATTAGCAACCTTTGGCTGCGGAGCGTTCCTGTCTATCTCGAGCACAGCCATCAGCTCCTCGAATTCTCCCTTTGGCACGATACCCCCACTTGCTTCCTTGTGGCCCCTCGCAAACGACTCGCCCAGGCGCTCCCGCAGCGTCTGATCCGATGCCTTGTCCGCGAGGCTCCGCAGCGTCTCGATAATGTTGACCGGGGGGTCCCGCGCCCTCGCACTGCGCGGTATCCGGCACGAGAAATTGACCATGCCCGGCAGGTATCCCTCGTTGGCGACGAGAACCACCTCTAGCTTGGAGCTCTGCAGGTGGCCGGCCCATCGCGTCGCGATGACGGGGTGGACCTGCGCCTCGGAGCTGATCCGGAAGACGGCAatgcgcgcgtcggcggagaACTTGGGCGCGGTGTGCGTGCAGCGCTCCACCTCTGCGTTGACCTCGGCTCGAGCGGACAAGAGTTGGCGGTTCTTCAAAaggtcggcgggcgagctggcctCGAGCAGGGCGTTCCATGCCATGGGGACGTTGTacgaggcggtgcggcgcggcgcattGATGAGCGACACGGCGTCGTTGAGCGCCTTTTTGGTGTACGTCTTAAAGGTGCCCTTCATAtcggggaaggggggctCCCACTTCAACGTGTTGCCCAGGTCGCCATGCGTGCCCATGACGCAGAGCCAGTCGCACTGccgctcgacgtcgtcatggaGCCCAGAGCAGATGTGGTAGGTGAGcaacgagctcgtcgcgacGGGGGGTGAGTTGCAGGCGGTGACGTGCTGAGACCGCTCGGGGAAGTCGTCATCCAGCGCCCAGTGGTGGTCGATGATGAGAGCCTTGTGAGGAGCGTCGATGATGGGGGGCGACTTCCGTGAGCCCTGGTCCAGGACGAAGATGTACGCCGGCTCCTTGGCGGCTATGGCTTGCCTTTCTGCCTCGTCGTGAACTGTGTGACCCttgccgaggacgtggccCTCGATGAGCTCTGCCTCTAAGCCAAGGAGGATGAGCGTCTTTCGCAAAATCGCGCCAGAGGTTAACCCGTCTGCGTCCTTGTCCGGCACAATGATGGTCTTCTTATGGGAAGCGACGCTGCCGAGAGCTGTAAGTCACATGAACTGACTCTCGAGAATGAGATGGACCAAAGGCACGGGCTCGCGTACCATTCAACAATGAAGTCCCGTGCTCGCTCAATTTCATCCTCGGGTGCCGGCCAGATAGCGCTTCCGTCGTCATTCTTACGCGAGGGGGTTAGATGATAGTCGGGCACTTGTGGCCGGGGCTTCTTGCTGCGGGACGgggaggccgccgcggcggatgagGCCTGGCGCTTCATGATCCGCTGCTGAGCGTGATACGAGCTCAGAATTGGTGCAGCTTTGAAGGCTCGGACCGCCTGAACATTATGTCTCGGTCGACatggtggtgctgccgaGATGAATTGAGCGTTCGCTCTGTTCGAGAGCTCGCAGAGGCGACCAAGTGGAAGAAAATGAGGTCGTATCATCAATGCATGCTGGTCTGAGCGCTCGCAGGTGTAAGGTGCAAACTGGTTATGGAAAGGCGTGCAAGTTGCGCCGTTGCATTGTCCTGACTGACGTCATGGACCATTGGCGCAACGCCAGACATAGACATTGGTCCATGGACTCTCTCAAGGCCACTCGAAAGAGGATTTGCAATGCTGAGAGGTCGCAGTGGTAGTAGATAGTCGTGATAGTTGCGTGTACGACCCGTACCTGACGCATCTCTGATCCGGCCCCTCATTCATAGAGAAGCGCACGATTGTTACGCGCACTGCTTGAGCGGATCGGCAGTGTTTTGCGGACGCTCGGGGGAGCCTGGGGAAGGGCCGAATCGGCTTGTCTAGTGCCGGCGCCACCAGGAGACTGTGCCAGGAACAGGAGGACGGTGGACGGATGTCAACGAGAATGAAAGTATCGATGAGAAATGGTAGGCGTGCTCTGGCTAGGGCTTCACATAGAGTTGTCGTATTTACGCGGCAATGATTTGGTTGCCAGAACGGTAAGCCATAAGATTTATTTTATTCAAGACGAAGTGGAAAGTCTGCCTCGTGCATGTGTCTGTTCATAACTTCAGAACGCTCGTCGCCTTCTTGGGGCCACCAGCACATCACACCAGGAATCCGCACTCGTTGCACATGCACTGCATCCAAGTGCTTACATGGATCTTAGGGGGCCATGTCTGGAACCAAGCCGATAGCTGGAAAAACGACGCTCTCTGCCAGCATAATACAAGGGCCCCCACATACGGTACGACAGACAACACGTAGTGTAAGCTGGTGACTGGAGGCGACGGAGTGCAAAGTATTTATGTTGATGGAGTAGTCGCCGTGAGAAGACCACGCCTCGGGCGCGACGATATCATCTCGCTTTCACAGATGTGTTGACGAAACGACGGCGCAATGGCCAAGTTcaccgcgaccgcgaccgcaCTGCTGATGCTGCCGGCTGTCCTGGCCGCCGGTCAAACCCCGGGGCTGTTCTCGTCTTATGTGTCTCTGTCGATTGAGCTCATCGGATTCCCGCAGTGGGCTGGTGAGTAGTATGCTCGTTTGTGCTCCGTGAGGCACATGCTGAcaccatggcatggcatagGCACAAAGGACAACCGAAACGAATTCTCCAACAATCTGATTGACAACCTCGTCAAGGCACAAGAGAGTCCCCTGGTGGTTCGTGTCGGTGGAAACTCCGCGTAAGTCCCTCGCATCatctgccgccggcgcgcccgcgaAGCGCAGTCCCCTACCCAAGTCAACAGAGAGCTCTGGTTGACATCAGTGCCCCCTCCGCAAGTGATCGCGCCATCTTCGATGCCTCCCTCACCACACCAACAGCAGGGAGCTGCAAGAATGCCGACCCCGGCGCATGGCAGTGCATCGGCCCCAGCTTCTTTGACTCGTACGGCGCACTGCCCGCGGGCACGCGCTACTCCCACGGCTTCAACCTCGCGACGTGGAACTCGTCGGGCTTCAACACGCTGCGGGAGACGGTGCCCCTGGCCTGCAGGGCTCTGCGCGGGCAGCTCGCGTACTTTGAGGTTGGCAACGAGCCGGACCTGTACATTGGCAGCAGACGGCCTCAGGACTATTCCGTCGCGCAGTACGTCTCGGAATGGTCCAacgccacggcgcgcttcgAGGCGTACCTGCGTGAGGCGTGCCCCGATCTAGTAGTAGCAGCGagcgacagcaacagcaacagcaacagcaacagcaacaacaacaacatcaagTACATGTTCCCCTCGGTCAGCTCCCCTAGGTCTAAGCTCCGCGTGCCGGACATAatcagcgccgccaacgccgccgcggggggtcatgatgatgatgcttCCATCAGGCGCGTCACGCAGGTATCGGTGCACAACtacatgggcggcgcgacgcagCCTGGCGTCACGCTCCAGGCCACGCTCATGAACCacacggccgtcgccgcgtccaTCGGCCGGCACGTGGCGTACGCGGCATCCATCGGCGGCCTCACGCCCGCGGACTACGTCATCGGCGAGCACAACAGCctgtacggcggcggcgcggccgggctgTCGGACGTgttcggcgcggcgctctgGGGCATGGAGTTTTCGctgtgcgccgcctccacggGCGTCATCAAGCGCCTGCACTTCCACCAGAGCGTGGGGTCGCCCTACGCCGCGTggtcgcccgtcgcgcccctGCAGACGAAGCCTCCTTACTACGGGAAGCTCGCGGCGGGGACGtttctcgccggcgccgacgggatCCAGGTGAAGACGCTGGCGCTCGGgggtgatgctgatgatggtagcgacatcagcagcagcagcggcagcgacaaggaTGTAGACTCTGCGTATGGCGCCTACATCAACGGCGAGCTGAGGCGCCTGGCAGTCCTGAACCTGCGCGAGCACGATGACGGCTCTGCGTCGGCAACGCAggggagccgccgccgtgggtcCAAGAAGCACACGATCCGCGTTGCGCCGCGGTCGAACTGGGTGGTGAAGCGCCTGACTGCCCCCGGGGCGCGAGACCGAGGCAACATTACCTTTAATGGCTTTGCGTACGAGGCTGCCTCCAACGGCAAGCCGGTCAGGGTCGCCGGGaggacgacggacgagcgGGTGAGGGCGGATGGCAGGGGCGGTGTTTCGGTGACGGTGGCCGACTCGGAGGCTGTTGTGATGATCAGGACATGAGGCACTCCATTTGTGTTTTCAATCTCAGTTTGAATAATGGTATTTGTTGGTCCGTGTCTCGCGGGTCCATGGAGGTTTTTCAGTACCTTGTCTGGTCTGCTGTCCGCGCTGTCGTGATGCAAGCTTCCAGTCGGAGGCCAGGTTTATAGCGCTGCAATATTCCTAAGGCTGTGGGAAGCAAAACAAACGAAAGATGGTCAAGCAGGCATCGAGCGAGTTGCATAGACTCAGCTGTTACAATTGAAATCTCAACTAATTCGTGACCCTTCCCATGAACCGAGGCGCCGAGACCATTAAACTGCCGAGCATCCATCAACCCATCTCCCACGACTCAGTGCATAGACTCTCACCTCGGTGCACCATAAGTCATTGAAATGGCCGTTGAAGCCTGGAGCCGTCAAATCCCGCTGCCGCTACCCGCTGCTGACTTTGTCCACGGCACGGCTACGCTAGCGCACCAAGCATCTGTGGCTTCCGAGTTCCAGAACCCGCCGCCTATCCGCCAGCCATCAATCACCATGACGGCATGACGATACGGTGGATCCGAAACGGCCGCGTCAGGCTCGATCTGCGCTACTAAGAATAACAATGACACACGTACTCTTCCGGGCAACCAGCAACCCACTCCTGACGCCGTGGACTTGAGAACCTCCATGtccatcagcagcagcatcacaTCAGCATCGTCCACGCCACTCAGCGACTTACACATCCCTCTTCCCCAGTCCTTTACCAAGTCCGCCTCCGATCCATAACACAGAAATTCAACATTCTCAACAGCGGTCGTCaatggcgtcgtcgctctgGCAGACCGTCACCAGCCTCGGCCGTACCTcccagcaacagcaacaacaccagcaacagcagcaacgagcgtccagcagcagcgtcgccagcgtTACCACCACGACCATGGACCCCCCGCCCAAGAAGATGAAGCAGTGGACCACTGTCTTCGACGGGCTCGACAAGCTCCAGCAGAGTGAGGTGGACGTGCCGCAGCCCCgggacggcgaggtgctgGTGCGCATCGAGGCCGTGAGCCTCAACTACCGCGACACCGAGGGTGCGTCGCATGCTTGCTTGCGTTGCCCAGTTTCtctcatccatccatggagCCTCTTCTCTCTTCATCAATGCCAAGATGAAAAAACAACcctgcatccatccatccatccatcgggCGAAGCCGTGCAGGCCAGTGACTCAACTAACATGACATATCCGCAGTCATCAAGGGCGAAtacaaccaccacccctccctcctctcccccggCGAGTCCATCGTGCCCTGCTCCGACAtggccggcaccgtcgtctcctcttccccctccACCTCGTCGAACCTCCCGCCCGGCACGCGCGTCATCTCCATCTTCCTCCAGGACGACCTCTCCGCCCCGCTCCGCGAGGAGGCCCTCGCCTCCGGCCTCGGCTACCCCCTCCCCGGCGTCCTCTGCCAGTACCGCGTCttccccgcccgcggcctcgtccgctGCCCCGACTacctctccgccgccgaggccgccaccctgcccatcgccgccgtcaccgcctgGACGAGCCTCAACTGGATGCGGCCCCTCGGCGAGCACATCGGCACGGAGCAGGACCCAGACCCCCCTGCGCCGGATATtaccactactaccaccaccaccactaccaccgATGACGTTTACGTTGACGCAAAGGGCAAGACGGAGAcgaaggagaagcagcagcagcagacgggGAAGACCATGAAAAAGACAAAAAAGTCCGCCCTCATGCAaggcaccggcggcgtctccatcgccgccctccaaatcgcccacgccgccggcctccaCACCATCCTCACCtcctccgacgacgacaagctccgccgcgcccgcgaccacctccgcctcgccgacacGTGCATCAACTACCGCACCCACTGGCAGTGGCAGGAGCCCGTCATGCGCGCcaccgacggccgcggcgccgacgtcatcttcgagacgggcggcgcccgcacCCTCCGCAAGTCCTTTGAGAGCGTcgcctttggcggcgtcaTCAACTGCATCGGCTACCTGTCGGGCAAgcacgacgaagacgacggcggtggaAACGGCGGAAATGGCGGAGGTGATGACAAGACGCCCCAGCTGCATCGCCTCAACGTCAACGTCTTGGCCCTGCGCCGCAACGTCATCCTCcgcggcatcatcaacggGCCCAAGGACCGCTTCGAGGAGATGCTCGGCTTTTACCAGGACAAGAAGAtcaagcccgtcgtcgacaagatTTTTGACTTTGAcgacgccaaggacgccTTCGATTACCTCGCAAAGGGCAAACACTTTGGCAAGGTCGTCATCAAGGTCTCGGAGTGAGCAAGATTGCCATATCGCAGGGTGggcaggcggcaggcggcagTAGACGATAACATGATTTCATGACCTTGCGAGTAAAACATGACCATAGACCCAACTGCACGACTCTACTAGTCGTACGAATAAATCTGTGACTATACTCTGAGTCacctcggcaagggcaaaCACCACATGCGATACTTAGGCAGAGTTAGCCCTATTTTGTACACTATATAAAACCGACATACAACATGACACATCAACCCTCCCAGAGTCTTCCGACCCCGTCATCGAACAGAAACCCAGGGCAATGTCGTCCGCCGTCAGCGCTGCCGCGGAGCTTTCACTCCGGAACCAATGACCCCTCCCGCTCATGTATCGCCAAACGTTGCACAAATGACAAAAGGCGGCCGtggtcctcctccccctgATCTTACATCGTTCAATCGTAAAAAGACCGATGCGCGCACAAGTGCGGCGGGTATCGTCGTCACCTGCAAGACGAGATTCGGCGGAAACAAGTAAACAACCAGAGCCAGCATCCAGTACCAACAAACAAAGACTGCCCGTTGGGCTGCAACGAGCCGCTTCGCAAGACAACAAAGGTCCCAGTATTCACCATACTCCAAGCGCATCTGCGCCAAGGTTCGGCGGGGCATGAGTCTGAGCCCTCTAGTCGTAGCGGCGGTGCGAGTTGAACGACTCAATGTGCTCCGACGCGCCCACAATCCACTCaatcttgcccttgtccacgcccgccaggAACGGATCCAGCGGGTAGCCGCTGTTGTAGGCAGAGAGCAGCGGCTGAAgcctgccgacgaggagattCATCGTCTGCGACGCGCTCTTCATCACCTCGCCATTCTGCCCTTGTGCGTCCCAGTCCTATGCCATGTTAGCTCCCGTTCGGAATCCGCAAGAAAGTTTCGGGGTCGACTCACCAAGTTGGGCAGGCTGTCGCTGAAGGCGCGCACAGCCATCTCGATCCAATCAATCTCCTGCTTGAGGCGCGGGCCCGGCTTGAGGTCCTTGGAGATAG from Purpureocillium takamizusanense chromosome 12, complete sequence harbors:
- a CDS encoding uncharacterized protein (EggNog:ENOG503NWG6~CAZy:GH79~SECRETED:SignalP(1-19~SECRETED:cutsite=VLA-AG~SECRETED:prob=0.4298)~COG:G) produces the protein MAKFTATATALLMLPAVLAAGQTPGLFSSYVSLSIELIGFPQWAGTKDNRNEFSNNLIDNLVKAQESPLVVRVGGNSADRAIFDASLTTPTAGSCKNADPGAWQCIGPSFFDSYGALPAGTRYSHGFNLATWNSSGFNTLRETVPLACRALRGQLAYFEVGNEPDLYIGSRRPQDYSVAQYVSEWSNATARFEAYLREACPDLVVAASDSNSNSNSNSNNNNIKYMFPSVSSPRSKLRVPDIISAANAAAGGHDDDASIRRVTQVSVHNYMGGATQPGVTLQATLMNHTAVAASIGRHVAYAASIGGLTPADYVIGEHNSLYGGGAAGLSDVFGAALWGMEFSLCAASTGVIKRLHFHQSVGSPYAAWSPVAPLQTKPPYYGKLAAGTFLAGADGIQVKTLALGGDADDGSDISSSSGSDKDVDSAYGAYINGELRRLAVLNLREHDDGSASATQGSRRRGSKKHTIRVAPRSNWVVKRLTAPGARDRGNITFNGFAYEAASNGKPVRVAGRTTDERVRADGRGGVSVTVADSEAVVMIRT
- a CDS encoding uncharacterized protein (EggNog:ENOG503NUNA~COG:C), translating into MASSLWQTVTSLGRTSQQQQQHQQQQQRASSSSVASVTTTTMDPPPKKMKQWTTVFDGLDKLQQSEVDVPQPRDGEVLVRIEAVSLNYRDTEVIKGEYNHHPSLLSPGESIVPCSDMAGTVVSSSPSTSSNLPPGTRVISIFLQDDLSAPLREEALASGLGYPLPGVLCQYRVFPARGLVRCPDYLSAAEAATLPIAAVTAWTSLNWMRPLGEHIGTEQDPDPPAPDITTTTTTTTTTDDVYVDAKGKTETKEKQQQQTGKTMKKTKKSALMQGTGGVSIAALQIAHAAGLHTILTSSDDDKLRRARDHLRLADTCINYRTHWQWQEPVMRATDGRGADVIFETGGARTLRKSFESVAFGGVINCIGYLSGKHDEDDGGGNGGNGGGDDKTPQLHRLNVNVLALRRNVILRGIINGPKDRFEEMLGFYQDKKIKPVVDKIFDFDDAKDAFDYLAKGKHFGKVVIKVSE
- a CDS encoding uncharacterized protein (EggNog:ENOG503NV8F), translating into MIRPHFLPLGRLCELSNRANAQFISAAPPCRPRHNVQAVRAFKAAPILSSYHAQQRIMKRQASSAAAASPSRSKKPRPQVPDYHLTPSRKNDDGSAIWPAPEDEIERARDFIVECVASHKKTIIVPDKDADGLTSGAILRKTLILLGLEAELIEGHVLGKGHTVHDEAERQAIAAKEPAYIFVLDQGSRKSPPIIDAPHKALIIDHHWALDDDFPERSQHVTACNSPPVATSSLLTYHICSGLHDDVERQCDWLCVMGTHGDLGNTLKWEPPFPDMKGTFKTYTKKALNDAVSLINAPRRTASYNVPMAWNALLEASSPADLLKNRQLLSARAEVNAEVERCTHTAPKFSADARIAVFRISSEAQVHPVIATRWAGHLQSSKLEVVLVANEGYLPGMVNFSCRIPRSARARDPPVNIIETLRSLADKASDQTLRERLGESFARGHKEASGGIVPKGEFEELMAVLEIDRNAPQPKVANNKGRRLDDGDKQSNTLDKYFKKS
- a CDS encoding uncharacterized protein (CAZy:PL7~EggNog:ENOG503PAXK~SECRETED:SignalP(1-24~SECRETED:cutsite=SVA-LD~SECRETED:prob=0.8222)~COG:G), which translates into the protein MKFSQSLTGSGIAVLSLFFNLSVALDPNCAPGGNFDLSKWTLQLPTGSPGKPDSIPGSKLQGCSGYHSDVFLTDKSTGAMVMKVSGSPSSTGCVTTPNSKHCRTELRESSPRSFDPTSPVNRLAADVKVTKHGGEICIGQIHIDDSISTKPVAELYYNAKGDLNMGVQQCRTCTQKRTYIDNVPSGQRLTYEIRYEGGKLSVSINGKGFKALSQYDLNNPKSYFKAGNYNQGEGATEIQFFKLTTTHG
- a CDS encoding uncharacterized protein (COG:S~EggNog:ENOG501G0E1) is translated as MDRGDALMIRLLVDEGADVEPSDTDPRFRPGARRRGPLGRAVERRQEDIAMILLDAGAKPGRYTLCGKSMLHVALLMKSMTLATRLLEKGASPHDSGKSDLSPLMVAAQLGSLDLVKLLLSYGAYVEQVTANGSVMSHAVASGNVDLVDYLIKWKFPADDVRASLAREALNHKKYDVFQCLVKGGVVVDIGGSEGRELLSLATRQGLSKYVALLVESGARLSTHSNGATTPLMVLAQAGYYNLTKKLLDEGDPTEYTDKMGRTALFLAVKSMAAMDDVCKTVAALLDAGANPDIVSQGGETLLSQVMYVKRLKIAEILLSHGANIEIKNNKGRTTLSLAASRGNKQVIKFFLDHGADPTTVFHRRFTPLRWFSSRQRGTRELLENSAARWNKRVI